The following are encoded in a window of Salinibacter ruber DSM 13855 genomic DNA:
- a CDS encoding low molecular weight protein-tyrosine-phosphatase encodes MSDPIRIQFVCLGNICRSPLAKAVFRDKATQAGLAEHFEISSSGTGSWHVGDTADDRMRRTAQRNDLSLEEHRASQFEAEDLERFDHIFVMDKSNLNDVLHLDEDDQYGGKVRLFREFDPEPDDYQVPDPYQGGRKGFERVYEIVERTADMLLHRLADEYDLIDVEDEQEGAEEQEHGH; translated from the coding sequence ATGTCCGATCCCATCCGCATCCAGTTCGTGTGCCTCGGCAACATCTGCCGGAGCCCCCTCGCGAAAGCGGTCTTCCGCGACAAGGCAACGCAGGCCGGCCTGGCGGAGCACTTCGAGATCTCATCCTCGGGCACCGGCAGCTGGCACGTCGGCGATACGGCGGACGACCGGATGCGCCGGACCGCCCAGCGCAATGACCTCTCGCTGGAGGAGCACCGTGCGTCGCAGTTCGAGGCCGAAGACCTGGAGCGGTTCGACCACATCTTCGTGATGGACAAGAGTAACCTGAACGACGTCCTCCACCTCGACGAGGACGACCAGTACGGCGGCAAGGTGCGGCTCTTCCGCGAGTTCGATCCGGAGCCGGACGACTACCAGGTCCCGGATCCCTACCAGGGCGGGCGCAAGGGGTTCGAACGGGTCTACGAGATCGTCGAGCGGACCGCGGACATGCTCCTCCATCGCCTCGCCGACGAGTACGACCTGATCGACGTCGAGGACGAGCAGGAGGGAGCCGAAGAGCAGGAGCACGGCCACTGA
- a CDS encoding fructosamine kinase family protein produces MLPDALRDTLEERLDATIESVASVRGGCIANACRLETDAAPFFLKHGPDEVARTFPGEAAGLEALGAADSPLVVPSVHDTAPATDDRPGFLVMEWVNPGREGRRFWDRFGEGLAALHRHTADAYGFGQDNFIGRLPQSNAWTDDWPTFFREQRLAPQVDMARERGRWRDGWGTALTTLYRRLPDILPRSPEPSVLHGDLWKGNYLVTAVGDPALVDPATYYGHREADLAMTELFGGYDDRFYDAYRSAWGLAPEYGTRRDVYNLYHLINHLNLFGGGYAAQVEDTLRPFK; encoded by the coding sequence ATGTTGCCGGATGCGCTCCGTGACACCCTGGAGGAGCGGCTCGACGCAACGATCGAGTCGGTGGCGTCCGTCCGGGGCGGATGCATTGCAAACGCGTGCCGCCTCGAAACCGACGCCGCGCCGTTTTTTCTGAAGCACGGCCCCGACGAGGTGGCGCGCACCTTTCCCGGCGAGGCGGCGGGCCTGGAGGCCCTCGGCGCAGCCGACAGCCCCCTCGTGGTGCCGTCGGTCCACGACACCGCGCCCGCCACCGATGACCGCCCGGGGTTTCTCGTCATGGAGTGGGTCAACCCGGGGCGCGAGGGCCGGCGCTTCTGGGACCGGTTCGGGGAAGGGCTTGCGGCCCTGCACCGCCACACCGCCGACGCGTACGGGTTTGGCCAGGACAACTTCATCGGCCGACTGCCGCAGTCGAACGCGTGGACCGACGACTGGCCGACGTTCTTTCGGGAGCAGCGGCTGGCGCCGCAGGTGGACATGGCGCGGGAGCGCGGCCGGTGGCGCGACGGCTGGGGGACGGCGCTCACCACCCTCTACCGGCGCCTGCCGGACATCCTCCCCAGGTCGCCCGAGCCGTCCGTCCTGCACGGCGACCTCTGGAAGGGCAACTACCTGGTGACCGCCGTCGGCGACCCGGCGCTCGTCGACCCCGCTACGTACTACGGCCATCGCGAGGCAGACCTGGCCATGACTGAGCTCTTTGGCGGCTACGACGACCGCTTCTACGACGCCTACCGGTCGGCGTGGGGGCTGGCGCCGGAATACGGGACGCGCCGCGACGTCTACAACCTCTACCACCTCATCAACCACCTCAATCTCTTCGGGGGCGGCTACGCCGCGCAGGTGGAGGACACCCTTCGTCCCTTCAAGTAA
- a CDS encoding 2Fe-2S iron-sulfur cluster-binding protein has protein sequence MSTTAPTTDTHTITVQTEADQHKIEVEPGITLRQALRRHGHSPHNAVTDIANCGGRGHCGLCVVEIVEGAPPPTQALDSTLSGMGVGRLSCLVTVDHDMTVRL, from the coding sequence ATGAGCACGACCGCTCCCACGACCGACACGCACACAATTACGGTCCAAACCGAGGCCGACCAACACAAGATCGAGGTCGAGCCGGGCATCACGCTGCGACAGGCCCTGCGCCGCCACGGGCACTCGCCCCACAATGCCGTTACGGACATCGCCAACTGCGGGGGGCGGGGCCACTGCGGCCTGTGCGTAGTCGAGATCGTGGAGGGCGCCCCTCCCCCCACGCAGGCCCTCGACAGCACGCTCAGCGGCATGGGCGTGGGGCGCCTCTCCTGCCTCGTGACGGTCGATCACGACATGACCGTCCGCCTGTAG
- a CDS encoding Brp/Blh family beta-carotene 15,15'-dioxygenase — protein MAMSTTSSVSAPLRQAPAQSPTALAVWGSRITLGALAVGGILAALLDVSLSMEAQMVGYLIGMVALNLPHGGYEHFANLRHRRVSFSLRYIVLYLAFLVGFVGFFFVAPVVALGLAFSTAVIKGGHGGLKVMDALCGTEHLQSSWQRGLAAFVRGGAVMLVPLLAWPGVYVTFSTYMVHIFGAAGPLPLATRLADVQVAVGTVYGLALVAHLGGGLYAGGLSRAWLTDAAETTLLVVYFTFVPMMLAVGLYFPLWYTLRQTARTTAVASDAPAPDRLSLPLTWAAMVLGALVTFGLMAGFYVLVPNPLGGAGLLGGAVAFYTIFVCLLALPHIVVGEWLDPARGIWYVP, from the coding sequence ATGGCGATGTCCACTACTTCGTCGGTCTCTGCTCCCCTACGCCAGGCCCCGGCGCAGTCCCCCACGGCCCTCGCCGTCTGGGGCTCGCGCATCACCCTCGGGGCCCTGGCGGTCGGGGGGATCCTTGCCGCGCTGCTCGACGTGTCGCTCTCGATGGAGGCGCAGATGGTGGGGTACCTCATCGGAATGGTGGCCCTCAACCTGCCCCACGGCGGCTACGAACACTTTGCGAACCTGCGCCACCGCCGCGTCTCCTTCAGTCTGCGGTACATCGTGTTGTACCTCGCCTTCCTCGTCGGCTTCGTGGGCTTCTTCTTCGTGGCGCCCGTCGTGGCGCTCGGCCTAGCCTTCTCCACGGCGGTCATCAAGGGTGGGCACGGCGGGCTGAAGGTGATGGACGCCCTGTGCGGGACCGAGCACCTGCAGTCGTCGTGGCAGCGCGGCCTGGCGGCCTTCGTGCGGGGCGGTGCCGTCATGCTGGTGCCACTGCTGGCCTGGCCCGGCGTCTACGTGACGTTCTCCACCTACATGGTGCACATCTTCGGCGCGGCAGGCCCCCTGCCGCTGGCCACGCGCCTCGCGGACGTTCAGGTGGCGGTGGGTACGGTCTACGGCCTCGCCCTCGTGGCCCACCTCGGTGGGGGGCTGTACGCCGGGGGGCTGTCGAGGGCGTGGCTCACGGATGCGGCCGAGACCACGCTCCTGGTCGTCTACTTCACGTTCGTCCCCATGATGCTGGCGGTGGGCCTCTACTTCCCGCTCTGGTACACCCTGCGCCAGACCGCCCGCACCACGGCCGTCGCGTCCGACGCCCCGGCGCCGGACCGGTTGTCGCTTCCCCTCACCTGGGCGGCGATGGTCCTGGGGGCGCTCGTCACGTTCGGGCTCATGGCCGGCTTCTACGTGCTCGTCCCGAATCCGCTGGGCGGCGCCGGACTGCTCGGCGGGGCGGTGGCCTTCTACACCATTTTCGTCTGTCTTCTGGCGCTGCCCCACATCGTCGTGGGCGAGTGGCTGGACCCGGCGCGGGGCATCTGGTACGTGCCGTAG
- a CDS encoding phytoene desaturase family protein, which yields MTVPDSVSIVGGGIGGLSAACHLADAGADVTLFEQHDDLGGVAGSFKSDGFRFDSGPSWYLMPEVFERFFESFGTSVDAAYELERLDPSYRVFWKDGDRLDVPADPDALAPKLEAYEDGAADAFHEYLDHAEAVYELAMDRFVYPRRARLRDWLDGDLLRAAWALPLLRSMDRHVGGYVEHPKLRQLLEYKLVFLGGSPYNTPALYTLMSHVDFNQGVFHPVGGMQVLVDALVDLADRLGVTLERNTPVSRIQPNGDGMRVRTNGDTQASDCVVANASPAHVERTLLPPDQRDHDDAHWDGQTYGPSAYLLYLGVEGDVDPLRDHSLVLPVDWDAHFETIFDEPGWPTDPAYYIHVPSKTDRSYAPDGHHSVFILVPIAPGLNDGPARRAWMRERVLEDLAEHAVDLRGRITVEHEACVSDFANHFGQPKGNALGLAHTLWQTGPLRPAHRADTAPGLYYTGADTQPGVGLPMCLISGKQTAQAIAADTPA from the coding sequence ATGACGGTTCCGGACTCTGTATCCATCGTGGGCGGCGGCATCGGCGGACTCTCGGCGGCGTGTCACCTCGCCGACGCCGGGGCCGACGTCACCCTGTTCGAACAACACGACGACCTCGGGGGGGTGGCCGGCTCGTTCAAGTCCGATGGGTTTCGCTTCGACTCGGGGCCCTCCTGGTACCTGATGCCGGAGGTGTTCGAACGCTTCTTCGAGTCGTTCGGGACGTCTGTCGACGCGGCATACGAGCTGGAGCGCCTCGACCCGAGCTACCGCGTTTTCTGGAAGGATGGCGACCGGCTCGACGTGCCGGCCGACCCGGACGCCCTCGCGCCGAAGCTTGAAGCCTACGAGGATGGGGCGGCCGACGCGTTTCATGAGTACCTCGACCACGCCGAGGCCGTCTACGAGCTCGCAATGGATCGGTTTGTCTATCCCCGGCGGGCTCGGCTCCGGGATTGGCTCGACGGCGACCTGTTGCGCGCGGCATGGGCCCTGCCCTTGCTTCGGTCGATGGACCGCCACGTGGGGGGATACGTGGAGCACCCGAAGCTGCGCCAGCTTCTGGAGTACAAACTGGTCTTCCTCGGGGGCTCGCCCTACAACACCCCCGCCCTGTACACGCTGATGAGCCACGTCGACTTCAACCAGGGCGTCTTTCACCCGGTGGGCGGCATGCAGGTGCTCGTCGACGCCCTCGTGGACCTGGCCGATCGCCTCGGGGTCACCCTTGAGCGCAACACCCCCGTTTCCAGAATCCAGCCGAACGGAGACGGCATGCGGGTGCGCACGAACGGCGACACGCAGGCGTCCGATTGTGTCGTGGCCAATGCCAGCCCGGCCCATGTGGAGCGGACGCTCCTTCCGCCCGACCAGCGGGACCACGACGACGCGCACTGGGACGGGCAGACCTACGGCCCGTCCGCCTACCTGCTCTACCTGGGCGTGGAGGGCGACGTGGATCCGCTCCGCGACCACTCCCTCGTGCTTCCCGTGGACTGGGACGCACACTTCGAGACGATTTTTGACGAACCCGGGTGGCCCACCGATCCGGCCTACTACATTCACGTTCCCTCCAAGACCGACCGCTCCTACGCCCCCGATGGGCACCACTCGGTGTTTATTCTGGTGCCCATTGCACCGGGGCTCAACGACGGGCCGGCCCGTCGCGCCTGGATGCGCGAGCGGGTGCTGGAGGATCTGGCCGAGCACGCAGTCGACCTTCGGGGCCGCATCACGGTGGAGCACGAGGCCTGCGTCTCGGACTTCGCGAACCACTTCGGGCAGCCGAAGGGCAACGCCCTCGGCCTCGCCCACACGCTGTGGCAAACCGGCCCGCTGCGCCCCGCCCACCGGGCCGACACGGCCCCGGGGCTCTACTACACCGGCGCGGACACGCAGCCAGGCGTCGGACTGCCGATGTGCCTGATTAGCGGCAAGCAGACCGCCCAGGCCATCGCCGCCGACACCCCCGCGTAG
- a CDS encoding hemerythrin domain-containing protein: protein MPALSPDTLLVDLIDERPTRARILDRLGIDWGRRGDRSLAEACEAQGLDPETVARMLDVAVETVPTEGNPEWLSVSLPDLMDHIQSTHHDYLRRALPRLSKRLKRASRNPDAETSRWFERVRGAFQALKSDLMTDLRREEEYVFPALRTVAEGRVLPDGSTPSRETLRHMADQHDDTKTKLERLRSLTDGYQAPEGADRGLQDVMNRLHELEVDLRRHLHEELHILFPRAESLL from the coding sequence ATGCCTGCTCTCTCCCCCGACACGCTTCTCGTCGACCTCATAGACGAACGGCCCACCCGTGCCCGCATTCTCGACCGACTCGGCATCGACTGGGGGCGGAGGGGCGACCGCTCCCTCGCGGAGGCCTGCGAGGCGCAGGGGCTCGATCCCGAGACGGTCGCCCGGATGCTCGACGTGGCGGTCGAGACCGTGCCCACCGAGGGCAATCCCGAATGGCTGTCCGTATCCCTGCCGGACCTGATGGACCACATCCAGTCCACGCACCACGACTACCTGCGACGGGCGCTGCCCCGCCTCTCGAAGCGCCTGAAGAGGGCAAGCCGGAACCCGGACGCGGAGACGTCCCGGTGGTTCGAGCGGGTCCGCGGGGCCTTTCAGGCCTTGAAGTCGGACCTGATGACGGACCTCCGGCGGGAGGAAGAGTACGTATTTCCCGCCCTCCGGACCGTCGCCGAGGGACGGGTGCTGCCCGACGGGTCGACGCCGAGCCGGGAGACGCTCCGGCACATGGCGGACCAGCACGACGATACGAAGACGAAGCTGGAGCGTCTCCGGTCGCTGACGGACGGGTACCAGGCGCCGGAGGGGGCGGATCGGGGGCTCCAGGACGTGATGAATCGACTGCACGAGCTGGAGGTGGACCTGCGCCGCCACCTCCACGAGGAGCTCCACATCCTCTTCCCCCGCGCGGAATCGCTCCTCTGA
- the hemN gene encoding oxygen-independent coproporphyrinogen III oxidase — translation MNVDLDLLRQYNQSLPRYTSYPTAPHFGEAVGRETFRAEVWRANTAAPEAPLSLYLHLPFCRQLCYYCGCHMKVTHDPARIAKYLRYLKREIDLLAPMLSSDRPVTQVHWGGGTPTLLSPEQIRELGEHLRDRFRMAPDAEMSIEADPRGLTEDHIAAAREIGMNRLSLGVQSFDPTVQEAINRVQPERLTRTAVQWARDYGIESVNLDLVYGLPHQTPDTMADTLGGVVDLAPDRIALYSYAHVPSVLEHQRLIPEEALPAPTERLRLFKQALERLTTTAGYRFIGLDHFAKPDDELALAQDNGTLRRNFQGYSTRAGADVYAFGLSGIHQLSGLYAQNTKNLRTYYDQIDQDELTVYRGYRPTQEDRLRRHVIMQLMCNAEVQKGAVEARFNVDFDAHFSAALDRLRPLEQDGLVALRPDAITVRPPGRLLVRNVAAAFDAYLHDAAPDAQPAYSESV, via the coding sequence ATGAACGTTGACCTTGACCTCCTCCGCCAGTACAACCAGTCGCTTCCCCGCTATACGAGCTACCCGACCGCCCCACACTTCGGGGAGGCCGTGGGGCGGGAGACCTTTCGGGCAGAGGTGTGGCGCGCCAACACGGCCGCGCCCGAGGCGCCGCTCTCGCTGTACCTGCACCTGCCCTTCTGCCGGCAGCTCTGCTACTACTGCGGGTGCCACATGAAGGTAACGCACGACCCGGCGCGCATCGCGAAGTACCTCCGCTACCTGAAGCGCGAGATCGATTTGCTGGCCCCGATGCTGTCGTCGGACCGGCCCGTGACCCAGGTGCACTGGGGCGGCGGCACGCCCACCCTGCTGTCCCCGGAGCAGATTCGGGAGCTGGGTGAGCATCTTCGCGACCGCTTCCGGATGGCGCCCGACGCCGAGATGAGCATCGAGGCCGACCCTCGGGGGCTGACGGAGGACCACATCGCCGCGGCCCGCGAGATCGGGATGAATCGTCTGAGCCTCGGGGTGCAGTCGTTCGACCCCACGGTGCAGGAGGCCATCAACCGGGTACAGCCGGAGCGGCTCACGCGAACCGCCGTGCAGTGGGCACGAGACTACGGCATTGAGAGCGTCAACCTCGACCTGGTGTACGGCCTTCCCCACCAGACGCCCGACACGATGGCCGACACGCTCGGCGGGGTCGTGGACCTTGCCCCGGACCGGATTGCGCTGTACAGCTACGCGCACGTCCCGTCCGTGCTGGAGCACCAGCGCCTCATCCCGGAGGAGGCGCTGCCGGCCCCGACCGAGCGGCTACGGCTCTTCAAGCAGGCGCTCGAGAGGCTGACGACCACGGCCGGCTACCGGTTCATTGGGCTAGACCACTTCGCGAAGCCGGACGACGAGCTCGCGCTTGCGCAGGACAACGGCACGCTCCGCCGGAATTTTCAGGGCTACTCGACCCGTGCGGGGGCCGATGTCTACGCCTTCGGCCTCTCCGGCATTCACCAGCTCTCGGGGCTCTACGCCCAGAATACGAAGAACCTGCGCACGTACTACGACCAGATCGATCAGGACGAGCTGACCGTCTATCGGGGATATCGACCGACTCAGGAGGATCGGCTGCGGCGTCACGTCATCATGCAGCTCATGTGCAACGCCGAGGTGCAGAAGGGGGCGGTCGAGGCGCGGTTCAACGTCGACTTCGACGCCCATTTCAGCGCGGCCCTCGACCGCCTGCGCCCACTGGAGCAGGACGGGCTCGTCGCGCTGCGCCCAGACGCGATCACCGTGCGTCCGCCGGGGCGCCTGCTGGTCCGCAACGTGGCCGCGGCCTTCGACGCGTACCTGCACGACGCCGCCCCGGATGCGCAGCCCGCCTACTCCGAAAGCGTTTGA
- a CDS encoding nitronate monooxygenase: MSSSTALAPSTAPNIIQGGMGIGVSSWRLARHVARRGEIGIVSGTGIDSVVVRELQEGDPHDRRQMLADYPDEEIADHLVERFYRPDGLPADEPYDLLNMHPFEPSVRSQRILAAATYTEVRLAAAGHEGMIGMNLLAKLKRYTLPCIYGALLSDIDIVSIGAGIPLEEARQIPKLAAGEPAALRLDVDTSQAPDADDSYAYRFDPADVLDAPPTLDRPLFLPIISSDALARIMDAKLPDRRVDGWVVEGPVAGGHNAPPRNKNYADDGTPLYDERDEADLEAIRSLGKPFYLAGGHGSPEGLRAAHEAGAAGIQVGSLFSLTDESGYPPSTTRRLIRGLHTGEIEVSTEGRVSSTGFPFKVLTADGTLADAEVYERRARICDLGYLREPYLDEEGRLMGRCPAEPVKTYVSRGGAPEETEGRACLCNALMANIGLGQQRGARAEPPLFTGGDALEDLPLGSAEDPQYDADDVLNYLYQDVRPPRVSSPLRRPQPAD, from the coding sequence ATGAGCTCTTCTACCGCACTTGCCCCGTCCACCGCCCCCAACATCATCCAGGGCGGCATGGGCATCGGGGTCTCCAGTTGGCGCCTCGCCCGCCATGTGGCCCGACGGGGCGAAATCGGCATCGTATCCGGCACCGGCATCGACTCCGTGGTCGTGCGCGAGCTCCAGGAGGGCGACCCTCACGACCGACGCCAAATGCTGGCCGACTACCCCGACGAAGAGATTGCCGACCACCTGGTTGAGCGGTTCTATCGGCCGGACGGGCTGCCGGCGGACGAGCCCTATGACCTGCTGAACATGCATCCCTTCGAGCCGTCGGTTCGCTCGCAGCGCATTCTCGCGGCGGCCACCTACACGGAGGTCCGGCTCGCGGCGGCGGGGCACGAGGGGATGATCGGGATGAACCTCCTGGCGAAGCTGAAGCGCTACACGCTGCCCTGCATCTACGGCGCGCTGCTGTCGGACATCGACATCGTCTCCATCGGCGCGGGCATTCCCCTGGAGGAGGCCCGCCAAATTCCGAAGCTGGCGGCGGGCGAGCCGGCCGCCCTGCGGCTGGACGTGGACACGAGCCAGGCGCCGGACGCCGACGACTCCTACGCGTACCGGTTCGACCCGGCCGACGTGCTCGACGCGCCTCCGACCCTCGACCGTCCACTGTTTCTGCCCATCATCTCGTCCGACGCGCTGGCCCGCATCATGGACGCCAAACTGCCAGACCGGCGCGTGGATGGATGGGTGGTGGAAGGGCCCGTTGCGGGGGGGCACAACGCCCCGCCCCGAAACAAGAACTACGCGGACGACGGCACGCCGCTGTACGACGAGCGCGACGAGGCGGACCTGGAGGCGATCCGATCTCTCGGGAAGCCGTTCTACCTGGCGGGCGGGCACGGCTCGCCCGAGGGCCTCCGGGCCGCCCACGAGGCGGGCGCCGCCGGCATTCAGGTGGGGTCGCTCTTCTCCCTCACCGACGAGTCGGGCTATCCCCCCAGCACCACGCGCCGCCTCATTCGGGGGCTGCACACCGGGGAGATTGAGGTCAGCACGGAGGGGCGGGTCTCGTCCACCGGCTTCCCGTTCAAGGTGCTCACCGCCGACGGCACGCTGGCCGACGCGGAGGTGTACGAGCGGCGGGCCCGCATCTGTGACCTCGGCTACCTGCGCGAGCCGTACCTCGACGAGGAGGGACGCCTGATGGGTCGGTGCCCGGCGGAGCCCGTCAAGACCTACGTGAGCCGCGGGGGCGCCCCCGAAGAGACGGAGGGCCGGGCCTGTCTGTGCAACGCGCTGATGGCCAACATCGGGCTCGGCCAGCAGCGAGGGGCCCGCGCCGAGCCGCCCCTGTTTACCGGGGGCGATGCGCTCGAAGACCTTCCGCTCGGGTCGGCCGAGGACCCGCAGTACGACGCGGACGACGTGCTCAACTACCTGTACCAGGACGTTCGGCCCCCGCGTGTGTCGAGCCCGTTACGACGGCCGCAGCCGGCCGATTGA
- a CDS encoding RrF2 family transcriptional regulator translates to MLLSKSCEYGLRAMLYLGTLEDDEAAEDEDAGPTREYVSIQTISDDLEIGFSFLTKVFQQLNDAGLLTSKRGPGGGVALTRAPDAISLYEIVVAIDGNDLFEECVLGLPGCGEAEPCPLHEHWTEERDRMKATFQRTALNEVPDVRLTPFVDDLAEADGASV, encoded by the coding sequence ATGCTGCTCTCAAAAAGCTGCGAGTACGGACTGCGCGCGATGCTGTACCTGGGCACCCTCGAGGACGACGAGGCGGCGGAGGACGAGGACGCCGGCCCCACCCGCGAGTACGTCTCGATCCAGACCATCAGCGACGATCTGGAGATCGGCTTCTCGTTCCTGACGAAGGTGTTTCAGCAACTCAACGACGCGGGGCTTCTGACCTCGAAGCGGGGGCCGGGCGGCGGGGTGGCCCTGACCCGCGCGCCGGACGCCATCAGCCTGTACGAAATCGTGGTGGCCATCGACGGGAACGACCTGTTTGAGGAGTGTGTGCTGGGCCTGCCGGGCTGTGGCGAGGCCGAGCCGTGTCCCCTCCACGAGCACTGGACCGAGGAGCGCGACCGCATGAAGGCGACCTTCCAGCGGACGGCCCTGAACGAGGTGCCGGACGTGCGCCTCACGCCGTTTGTCGACGACCTGGCGGAGGCCGACGGGGCCTCGGTGTAG
- a CDS encoding LytR/AlgR family response regulator transcription factor: protein MRALIVDDEPPARSLIQEYLEEIGRIEVTGECGTGRAAIEAINETAPDLVFLDVQMPGLDGFDVLERIDTLPDIIFSTAYDEYAIEAFEAGAVDYLLKPYTRARFQTAVERALERHDRDDDAYADQLATLLQEAKAETDDSPERLYVRHGDKIIPVDPDDIRWVEAAGDYSKLHTDETTYLSSMGIGALEDRLAPTRFMRVHRSHILAFPAIDYLYSDGSGGYKAVLDDGTTVRVSRSYAPEIRDRLV from the coding sequence GTGCGTGCCCTCATTGTCGACGACGAACCGCCCGCCCGCAGCCTGATCCAGGAGTACCTGGAGGAGATCGGCCGCATCGAGGTGACCGGCGAGTGCGGCACGGGACGGGCGGCCATTGAGGCCATCAACGAGACGGCCCCTGACCTCGTCTTCCTCGACGTGCAGATGCCCGGCCTCGACGGCTTCGACGTGCTGGAGCGGATCGACACGCTGCCGGACATCATCTTCTCCACCGCCTACGACGAGTACGCGATTGAGGCCTTCGAGGCGGGGGCGGTCGACTATCTTCTGAAGCCGTACACGAGGGCCCGCTTCCAGACCGCCGTGGAGCGGGCGCTGGAGCGTCACGACCGGGACGACGACGCCTACGCCGACCAGCTTGCGACGCTGCTGCAGGAGGCCAAGGCCGAGACCGACGACTCGCCGGAGCGGCTCTACGTGCGCCACGGCGACAAAATTATCCCCGTCGACCCCGACGACATTCGATGGGTGGAGGCGGCGGGCGACTACTCGAAGCTCCATACCGACGAGACGACCTACCTGTCGTCGATGGGCATCGGCGCGCTGGAGGACCGCCTCGCCCCGACGCGGTTTATGCGGGTCCATCGCTCCCACATTCTCGCCTTCCCGGCCATCGACTACCTCTACAGCGACGGCTCGGGCGGCTACAAGGCCGTGCTCGACGACGGCACCACCGTCCGGGTGAGTCGCTCCTACGCCCCCGAGATCCGCGACCGGCTCGTGTGA
- a CDS encoding sensor histidine kinase, with amino-acid sequence MSSVPSSTDLDASLDDIQTQAPPKPTITAKGVGLAVAGWTLYAFLYAFFIAQQEPNAPFVGLLAGQLIFVLVLGLYSVPVWWVAVREMDRSHWGWTLGAHLCLGPLYAWGGLESYLFVVRAVFAPSIAAEIGAQYQWILFANLTVYIIQFALYHLVRNVQRLRQKERQATEFLAMAREQQLAALKAQVNPHFLFNTLNSISATLRQDPERAREMIAKLSDMMRYALEGPDREFVPLREEIAFTRRYLDLERHRFSDRLRARMDVDADTDALDTPVPPMVLQPLVENALRHGIAPSEDGGSVTVAVTAEHDTLDVHVEDTGVGPDADDPLSGSTDGTGLATTSTRLERTYGPDAALHTARNDPTGFKVWFSIPRNGTADS; translated from the coding sequence ATGTCGTCGGTGCCCTCCTCAACCGACCTCGACGCGTCCCTGGACGACATCCAGACCCAGGCCCCACCGAAACCGACGATCACGGCCAAAGGCGTTGGGCTGGCCGTGGCGGGCTGGACGCTCTACGCGTTTCTCTACGCGTTTTTTATCGCCCAGCAGGAGCCCAACGCCCCCTTCGTCGGCCTCCTCGCCGGGCAGCTTATCTTCGTTCTCGTGCTCGGCCTCTACAGCGTGCCGGTCTGGTGGGTCGCGGTGCGCGAGATGGATCGCTCGCACTGGGGGTGGACCCTCGGCGCGCACCTGTGTCTCGGCCCCCTCTACGCCTGGGGCGGGCTCGAGTCGTACCTGTTCGTCGTTCGGGCCGTGTTTGCCCCCAGCATCGCCGCGGAGATCGGGGCGCAGTACCAGTGGATCCTGTTCGCCAACCTCACGGTCTACATCATCCAGTTTGCCCTCTACCACCTGGTCCGGAACGTCCAGCGCCTCCGGCAGAAGGAGCGGCAGGCCACCGAGTTCTTGGCCATGGCCCGGGAGCAACAGCTCGCCGCCCTCAAGGCCCAGGTCAATCCGCACTTTCTGTTCAACACCCTGAATTCGATTAGCGCGACGCTCCGTCAGGACCCGGAGCGGGCCCGGGAGATGATCGCGAAGCTGTCCGACATGATGCGATACGCCCTGGAGGGCCCGGATCGGGAGTTCGTTCCGCTGCGGGAAGAAATTGCCTTTACTCGTCGGTACCTCGACCTGGAGCGGCACCGCTTTTCGGATCGGCTGCGGGCCCGGATGGACGTCGACGCCGACACCGACGCGCTGGACACGCCGGTGCCGCCAATGGTGCTGCAGCCGCTCGTGGAGAACGCCCTCCGCCACGGCATCGCCCCGAGCGAGGACGGCGGCTCGGTCACCGTGGCGGTGACCGCCGAGCACGACACACTCGACGTGCACGTGGAAGATACCGGCGTGGGCCCCGACGCCGACGACCCGCTCTCGGGCTCGACGGACGGCACCGGCCTCGCCACCACGAGCACACGACTGGAACGCACCTACGGCCCCGACGCCGCCCTCCACACCGCCCGGAACGACCCGACCGGCTTTAAGGTCTGGTTTTCCATCCCTCGGAACGGCACCGCCGATTCCTAA